In Rosa rugosa chromosome 4, drRosRugo1.1, whole genome shotgun sequence, the genomic stretch AAGGATGCAATTAAAACATTTGAATGATGTAGCATTATATGCTCGTAACAAGGTAATGCAGCTGTATACCCTCTACATATATCTTTTCTCATTTACATTCTATTATATCAATTTGGCTTCCTCTATATATTCAACGTTAAATGTGATGGACATGTTCACCTTTATTGAGTTCTATTGGTCATGTTTATGTTGAATAAATTTGTCGTCACATTGTGTATACAGTTATATCTTACGTTACAAGTTATATATGACTAGGTCATGTATGTAGTTGTATCTTACATTTATGGTTTAACTTTTCTAGGTATGGTGCGTACCCTAAATCTTGGGCTTGAGAAGACAATGCATATCAAGATCTCTGTGGCATGAGATAACTTGTGAAGGATATTTGGTATGCTGAttgcatcaatattcaatattcaatttgcatcaatattcaatatTCAATTACAAACTTTGTATACGCATGTCAAAATATGCTGGAAATGGAATGAGTTGCATATGCATTAATGTTGTATTGTTTTTTTCAACGGTATGCAACTATGCATTGTTGTATTGTTACATTTAGATACTTGTATTAATTTTGCTTTACTTTGTTATTGTTGCATTTCTTTCTCCACTGTGCGCACATTAATTATCAATCAGCTGCATCTTAATATAGTAACATTGTTACTGTTCTAACTTGTTATTCTTTGGATGTATATATTCAGAGcagcttgaggttatgctcggTAGGTGGAGCTCAGCCTTGGAGGTCTCCATATAACCGTACAGGATTCTGTTGCAACtacattttttaaaaaaaaatttggtaaaATCTGGTAGACCATTTTTTATATGGTTTCCAGCATGTGAATTGGTGGGTTGTAATAGCTTTGTTGCAGGAATGTTCAACATTTTGCTTTTAATTGAATGATTGGTTGCCTTTTAAATTTCCTAAAATTGAAtattataaaatataaaatactgGATAAGCAATAGTGTAGGAAGAGACGacctaattaaaaataaaaaataaaaaaaatctatcCATTTTTCACACCGTTTGGAATAGTGGCCACAATGGGGACATTGTCTGACAGAAAACAGAGATGGCAGAGCAGACcaagaagaaattttgccacGGAAGACATATGGGTGCCCTATGGCCTATAGGAAACTCCAATATAGGAGACTGACATTAGATGGGTGGCTGCACAGTGGCCTTTGAGGAAATTGGTGCCCTTTGTAGACAAACAACACCGATAATAGACGGCGCCCTATATGcaaatttctagtagtgaaacTGGCCTAGCTTTGTTCAGGTACACatctctccatctccatcttccGTCTATCTTTCTTTAAAACATACGCCATCACACTATAGTTTGCGGACTTTCTCCCTAATTAGAGCTTGCATGTTCAAGGATCAAAGTCGATCGACCATTCGCATTTTAGGTCATCATAATGCGAAGACAGTACGTCCTTGTAAAAATTCAGCTAAATGATACATCGTGTAGTCATTTAATCAtgcattaattatcaaatatattAGTTTACATGCCTAGTCTAGATTACCAAGATTCTCATTCCTCTTGTTTTCTCATATAATTAACCTTTGCATATAAACCTAATGAGTGAACAATTTGGATCATTTAAACAAGCTTTATGTATGCCTTGTGTGAAGCTTTAGTTGGTTAGGTTTATTTGATCTCTTATTCATTAGAATTGGTTACCCGCtgtcacttttttttctttttttctttttctcatttaACGGTTTCTTTCTCATTTGTCTCCTAATATTTGATGATGTCATAGGGTTGAAGGCTTCTCTATCTAGCTACTTGGGAGAGCAACACCATGTCTTGCAGCACTGCTATTATAACCACCATAGAGAACAACCATACAAATGATGATGCACTATCTAATTCTTGTTTTCAAACCCTAGATGACCAGCAAAGAAATAGTAGCTTAAGATCATCAAGAAATGACAGTATATCTGAGAGTGTTTGGTTCTTCAAAAAATATCTGTTgacaaaaaatcaaaacaacatGGATGCTAAAATAAATGTGGAAATTAATCGCAAATTAGAGTTCCCTTGGAATAACTTCCGACGACCCCCGTCTCTGCTAGAGCAAGTGTTGCTTCCACAACTACAGTACGCAtgtattaattctttatttttctacttTATAATTTATATAAAATCAAATACATGACAATATACGTATTTGTTGTGGTATATATACAAATACAGATCATGTGGTGAAGTAGAAGCAACTCCATCAAACGACAAGAcgtcaaaacaactcacaataTTCTTCAATGGGGTTATCAATGTCTACAACAACATTCCTGTAGATAA encodes the following:
- the LOC133741895 gene encoding protein TIFY 10A-like, which gives rise to MSCSTAIITTIENNHTNDDALSNSCFQTLDDQQRNSSLRSSRNDSISESVWFFKKYLLTKNQNNMDAKINVEINRKLEFPWNNFRRPPSLLEQVLLPQLQSCGEVEATPSNDKTSKQLTIFFNGVINVYNNIPVDKAQAIMRLAGESSLLKPVVAERPKPDVRKPSNKSKLRSASKLRAGIPMARRYSLQCFLEKRRDRIISKSPYALPREKQAEEDNEADKGKGLNEENRRLLPDLSPFPSRLGYFSLNSSHQG